From the genome of Carassius gibelio isolate Cgi1373 ecotype wild population from Czech Republic chromosome A16, carGib1.2-hapl.c, whole genome shotgun sequence, one region includes:
- the LOC128030576 gene encoding tyrosine-protein kinase STYK1-like, with the protein MATSSSSVYSECKPGDTLCEIRVYEQEVIIVPVLFLMSFLVTLVFLLLLKFCPEKVDRLQPRSSRATRNRRTLQGIDAPLGLNVLEGEPIAMDTTSYSTFNPVRDPYRHEHASFNANNVAFTDGGGTFGAAASAFTKPRELPRQQLPEKFKGVAPLPASYSMKSDSSVSLYRARMENRNVVLRVLKDSASSQESQSFLGFASFLSQLGPHPFLPELLGVVSLRAPLITVIEEMENRDLLGFLWRCRQDNAGPDGMYQMTEKKIFTMASHVSSALDFLHSKDLLHCNIKARSVLVSRICTAKLWGLDDLYKRSSASADHSEVPERKKWQAPELLAKRPATPKSDVWSFGLLLYEMVTLGEVPFAEIPAKELLQYHQRGKTLKKPNNCSNSLYSLIKACCQWKEHDRPSLAEVRRKLQSGEKSANDSSVIRVPEPINTEQYLKEAGYGESNNYTIF; encoded by the exons ATGGCGACCTCTTCAAGTTCTGTGTATTCTGAGTGTAAACCTGGAGACACATTGTGTG AGATCCGTGTAtatgaacaggaagtgataaTCGTACCGGTGTTGTTTTTGATGAGTTTCTTGGTCACGCTGGTGTTTCTCTTGCTGCTGAAGTTCTGTCCTGAGAAGGTGGATCGCCTGCAACCCAGGTCCAGTCGAGCAACCAGGAATAGGAGAACCTTGCAAGGCATTGATG CTCCTCTGGGTCTGAATGTTCTTGAAGGTGAGCCCATAGCAATGGACACTACATCTTACAGCACATTCAACCCAGTTCGAGACCCCTATAGACATGAACATGCCTCATTCAACGCCAACAATGTGGCCTTTACTGATGGCGGAGGCACTTTTGGCGCCGCAGCTTCAGCCTTCACAAAGCCCAGGGAACTTCCACGACAGCAACTGCCAGAGAAATTCAAAGGGGTGGCTCCTCTCCCAGCATCATACTCAATGAAGTCAGACAGCTCTGTCTCGCTCTACAGGGCTCGTATGGAAAACAGAAATGTGGTGCTGCGTGTCCTTAAAG ATTCAGCCAGTAGCCAGGAAAGTCAGTCATTCTTGGGCTTTGCATCCTTCCTTTCCCAGTTAGGGCCCCATCCCTTCTTACCGGAGCTTCTGGGAGTTGTATCCCTGCGAGCTCCTCTCATCACTGTTATTGAAGAGATGGAGAACAGAGATCTGCTCGGATTCCTGTGGAGGTGTAGACAG GATAACGCTGGACCAGACGGCATGTATCAGATGACAGAGAAAAAGATTTTCACCATGGCTTCACATGTGTCCTCTGCACTG GACTTTCTCCATAGCAAAGACCTTCTCCACTGCAACATCAAGGCTCGCAGTGTATTGGTCAGCAGGATTTGTACCGCAAAACTCTGGGGGTTGGACGATTTGTATAAGAGGTCTTCAGCAAGTGCTGATCACAGTGAAGTTCCTGAGAGAAAAAAGTGGCAGGCTCCTGAGCTATTGGCCAAGAGACCAGCCACTCCAAAAAGTGATGT TTGGTCATTTGGGCTGCTACTGTATGAAATGGTGACTCTTG GTGAGGTCCCCTTTGCTGAAATACCTGCAAAGGAACTTCTACAGTATCATCAGCGAGGGAAAACCCTAAAGAAACCAAACAACTGCTCCAACTCACT TTACTCACTTATCAAAGCTTGCTGTCAGTGGAAGGAGCACGACCGCCCCTCATTGGCTGAGGTCAGGCGCAAACTCCAATCAGGAGAGAAGAGTGCCAACGACAGCAGCGTCATCCGGGTGCCTGAGCCAATCAATACTGAACAATATCTGAAGGAAGCGGGATATGGAGAATCCAACAACTACACCATTTTCTAA
- the LOC128030577 gene encoding polyhomeotic-like protein 1 isoform X2 encodes MEAGEDQTNSSSANSSAASGGNSRPPQIAQMSLYERQAVQALQALQRQPNAAQYFQQLMLQQQINSAQLHNLAAVQQATLAASRQSSSPSNSVSQASSAQGTVNLSTTSGGGTITNPRPVGPATSATSTALSQSVLLGGNSGGQGQMYLRVNRSLRAPLTPQLIFMPGGTATAAVATVAQQHQPQQQQETVPTSSSNQPDNDQNLAMRCVSTPRVATVKTEFADRKETSGSFPLNQQTQQQFGQSAQQIQPQTQPLANTKLQNCSSATNPSIPGLNVKGANQSAVNPQQAGGSSNPSSSSPSPSLPLSQLLLSQSGLCQARGVPAATATVTHILVPTSNVPTSSQGYPMGTVATKSNLTAQTLVVQPLQQTGANLSTEKLAHGTGHVPIQPKTAQGHRLPVQMPPRHPPPILPAPPNNGQAMGGHHPPHVPVQLVGARQSALGNSQALAVAQARTCCAQQDATAVMPVNNVVTMVSAVETGGAGMCLKTAQSALPMSAMQTNQSPALSQGNPTSVTHSMDGQNNSGDSVFIQSGPAQTKTGIAPLKRKSESDLPHEMSAEAVNASPSMQDCAPPLSPAPSLDTVPEMAFSSPPTLSISLPLPRGGGQGDRAPVPQAVVKPQVLTHLIEGFVIQEGAEPFPVTGPVKELPVAVPPILHPENIRSDKLKCEYCLRFAPANQFRRSKRFCSKTCAKRYNVSCSNHYRVSRGLEGVERPPGAPAVQDVIARRRGPRRSSSEIACAKITGRHLPVKCRSESSRSEDISSCEGEEEEDFLSLSPGSSFSCPRPTHYGPQLDDTAPSGLPVDENHFLSGNPSHWSVEEVCQFISSLQGCEDLASQFLSQEIDGQALMLLKEEHLMSTMNIKLGPALKICASINSLKD; translated from the exons ATGGAGGCAGGAGAAGACCAGACCAACTCTAGCTCAGCCAATAGCAGCGCAGCATCAGGGGGCAACTCCCGCCCCCCTCAGATAGCTCAGATGTCTCTTTATGAAAGGCAAGCTGTGCAG GCACTACAAGCATTACAGAGACAGCCCAATGCAGCTCAGTACTTCCAGCAACTGATGCTGCAGCAGCAGATCAACAGTGCTCAACTCCATAACCTGGCTGCTGTGCAACAG GCAACTCTTGCAGCCAGTCGTCAGTCCAGCTCTCCCAGTAACAGTGTCTCTCAAGCTAGTTCAGCGCAAGGCACA gtcAACTTAAGTACCACCTCTGGTGGAGGGACCATAACAAACCCTCGTCCAGTGGGACCTGCCACCTCTGCTACATCAACAGCCCTCAGTCAGTCAGTTTTGTTGGGTGGAAACTCAGGTGGACAGGGTCAGATGTACCTGAGA GTAAACCGCTCTCTCAGGGCACCTCTCACCCCTCAGCTCATTTTCATGCCTGGTGGCACGGCGACAGCTGCTGTTGCAACGGTTGCCCAACAGCATCAACCCCAGCAGCAACAGGAAACCGTTCCCACATCCTCAAGTAACCAGCCAGACAATGATCAG AACTTGGCTATGCGTTGCGTTTCCACTCCAAGGGTGGCTACTGTGAAGACTGAGTTTGCAGACAGGAAGGAAACAAGTG GCTCATTCCCGCTTAATCAGCAAACTCAGCAGCAGTTTGGACAGTCAGCCCAGCAGATTCAACCACAGACTCAACCACTCGCCAACACCAAACTGCAAAACTGCTCCAGTGCCACCAATCCCAGCATTCCTGGCCTCAACGTGAAGGGTGCTAACCAATCCGCTGTCAACCCACAGCAAGCAGGAGGTTCCTCCAATCCTTCGTCCTCCTCGCCCTCCCCCTCGCTCCCTCTCTCCCAGCTCCTCCTTTCTCAATCTGGCTTGTGCCAAGCTCGAGGAGTACCAGCTGCTACGGCTACCGTAACCCACATCCTGGTGCCCACCTCCAATGTTCCTACCTCTTCTCAAGGCTATCCGATGGGCACTGTGGCAACCAAATCTAACTTGACTGCCCAGACGTTAGTTGTGCAGCCACTCCAGCAGACCGGGGCAAATCTGAGCACTGAAAAACTGGCTCATGGAACAGGACATGTGCCCATTCAACCGAAAACTGCTCAGGGGCATCGGCTTCCAGTGCAGATGCCCCCTCGCCACCCACCTCCCATTCTCCCAGCACCACCCAACAATGGCCAGGCCATGGGAGGCCATCACCCTCCCCACGTCCCAGTTCAGCTGGTTGGAGCCAGGCAGAGCGCACTAGGAAACTCCCAGGCTTTAGCAGTGGCCCAGGCTCGGACCTGTTGTGCCCAGCAGGACGCCACGGCTGTCATGCCTGTCAATAATGTTGTTACTATGGTGTCTGCTGTGGAAACTGGCGGAGCCGGCATGTGCCTTAAAACAGCCCAAAGTGCCCTCCCAATGTCTGCGATGCAAACCAATCAGAGCCCAGCGTTGAGTCAGGGTAATCCCACTTCGGTCACACACTCGATGGATGGACAGAATAACTCTGGAGATTCTGTTTTCATTCAGTCTGGACCAGCTCAG ACGAAGACTGGGATTGCTCCgttaaaaagaaaatctgaatccGACTTACCCCATGAGATGTCAGCCGAGGCCGTCAATGCAAGTCCGTCAATGCAAGACTGTGCTCCTCCTCTCTCACCAGCTCCCTCACTAGATACAG TCCCAGAGATGGCATTCTCCTCTCCTCCTACCCTCTCtatttctctccctctcccccGTGGAGGAGGACAGGGTGATCGAGCACCCGTCCCACAGGCTGTGGTCAAACCTCAGGTTCTCACTCACCTCATTGAAGGCTTCGTTATCCAGGAGGGAGCCGAACCTTTCCCT GTGACTGGGCCAGTGAAAGAACTTCCTGTGGCTGTTCCACCCATCCTACATCCAGAGAACATCCGCTCTGATA AGTTAAAGTGCGAATACTGTCTAAGATTTGCACCAGCCAACCAGTTCAGACGATCCAAGCGCTTCTGTTCCAAAACCTGTGCCAAGAG GTACAATGTCAGCTGCAGTAACCACTACCGTGTTAGTAGGGGTCTTGAGGGTGTAGAACGGCCACCAGGGGCCCCTGCTGTGCAGGATGTTATTGCTAGACGCAGAGGTCCTCGCAGAAGCAGCTCTGAGATCGCCTGTGCTAAAATAACAGGCAGGCATCTTCCCGTAAAG TGTCGTTCAGAATCTAGTCGTTCTGAGGACATCTCCAGCTGTGAGGGTGAGGAAGAGGAAGACTTCCTGTCGCTCTCTCCCGGCTCGTCCTTCTCATGCCCAAGACCAACCCACTATGGCCCTCAGTTGGATGACACAGCACCAAGTGGCCTCCCGGTGGATGAGAACCACTTCCTATCTGGCAACCCTTCTCACTGGAGCGTGGAGGAAGTGTGTCAGTTCATTTCTTCTCTTCAAG GTTGTGAGGACCTGGCATCCCAGTTCTTGTCACAGGAGATTGATGGGCAGGCACTGATGCTACTTAAGGAAGAGCATCTTATGTCCACCATGAACATCAAACTCGGTCCTGCTCTCAAAATCTGTGCTTCTATCAACAGCCTGAAGGATTGA
- the LOC128030577 gene encoding polyhomeotic-like protein 1 isoform X3: MEAGEDQTNSSSANSSAASGGNSRPPQIAQMSLYERQAVQALQALQRQPNAAQYFQQLMLQQQINSAQLHNLAAVQQATLAASRQSSSPSNSVSQASSAQGTVNLSTTSGGGTITNPRPVGPATSATSTALSQSVLLGGNSGGQGQMYLRVNRSLRAPLTPQLIFMPGGTATAAVATVAQQHQPQQQQETVPTSSSNQPDNDQVQNLAMRCVSTPRVATVKTEFADRKETSGSFPLNQQTQQQFGQSAQQIQPQTQPLANTKLQNCSSATNPSIPGLNVKGANQSAVNPQQAGGSSNPSSSSPSPSLPLSQLLLSQSGLCQARGVPAATATVTHILVPTSNVPTSSQGYPMGTVATKSNLTAQTLVVQPLQQTGANLSTEKLAHGTGHVPIQPKTAQGHRLPVQMPPRHPPPILPAPPNNGQAMGGHHPPHVPVQLVGARQSALGNSQALAVAQARTCCAQQDATAVMPVNNVVTMVSAVETGGAGMCLKTAQSALPMSAMQTNQSPALSQGNPTSVTHSMDGQNNSGDSVFIQSGPAQTKTGIAPLKRKSESDLPHEMSAEAVNASPSMQDCAPPLSPAPSLDTVPEMAFSSPPTLSISLPLPRGGGQGDRAPVPQAVVKPQVLTHLIEGFVIQEGAEPFPVTGPVKELPVAVPPILHPENIRSDKLKCEYCLRFAPANQFRRSKRFCSKTCAKRGLEGVERPPGAPAVQDVIARRRGPRRSSSEIACAKITGRHLPVKCRSESSRSEDISSCEGEEEEDFLSLSPGSSFSCPRPTHYGPQLDDTAPSGLPVDENHFLSGNPSHWSVEEVCQFISSLQGCEDLASQFLSQEIDGQALMLLKEEHLMSTMNIKLGPALKICASINSLKD, encoded by the exons ATGGAGGCAGGAGAAGACCAGACCAACTCTAGCTCAGCCAATAGCAGCGCAGCATCAGGGGGCAACTCCCGCCCCCCTCAGATAGCTCAGATGTCTCTTTATGAAAGGCAAGCTGTGCAG GCACTACAAGCATTACAGAGACAGCCCAATGCAGCTCAGTACTTCCAGCAACTGATGCTGCAGCAGCAGATCAACAGTGCTCAACTCCATAACCTGGCTGCTGTGCAACAG GCAACTCTTGCAGCCAGTCGTCAGTCCAGCTCTCCCAGTAACAGTGTCTCTCAAGCTAGTTCAGCGCAAGGCACA gtcAACTTAAGTACCACCTCTGGTGGAGGGACCATAACAAACCCTCGTCCAGTGGGACCTGCCACCTCTGCTACATCAACAGCCCTCAGTCAGTCAGTTTTGTTGGGTGGAAACTCAGGTGGACAGGGTCAGATGTACCTGAGA GTAAACCGCTCTCTCAGGGCACCTCTCACCCCTCAGCTCATTTTCATGCCTGGTGGCACGGCGACAGCTGCTGTTGCAACGGTTGCCCAACAGCATCAACCCCAGCAGCAACAGGAAACCGTTCCCACATCCTCAAGTAACCAGCCAGACAATGATCAG GTGCAGAACTTGGCTATGCGTTGCGTTTCCACTCCAAGGGTGGCTACTGTGAAGACTGAGTTTGCAGACAGGAAGGAAACAAGTG GCTCATTCCCGCTTAATCAGCAAACTCAGCAGCAGTTTGGACAGTCAGCCCAGCAGATTCAACCACAGACTCAACCACTCGCCAACACCAAACTGCAAAACTGCTCCAGTGCCACCAATCCCAGCATTCCTGGCCTCAACGTGAAGGGTGCTAACCAATCCGCTGTCAACCCACAGCAAGCAGGAGGTTCCTCCAATCCTTCGTCCTCCTCGCCCTCCCCCTCGCTCCCTCTCTCCCAGCTCCTCCTTTCTCAATCTGGCTTGTGCCAAGCTCGAGGAGTACCAGCTGCTACGGCTACCGTAACCCACATCCTGGTGCCCACCTCCAATGTTCCTACCTCTTCTCAAGGCTATCCGATGGGCACTGTGGCAACCAAATCTAACTTGACTGCCCAGACGTTAGTTGTGCAGCCACTCCAGCAGACCGGGGCAAATCTGAGCACTGAAAAACTGGCTCATGGAACAGGACATGTGCCCATTCAACCGAAAACTGCTCAGGGGCATCGGCTTCCAGTGCAGATGCCCCCTCGCCACCCACCTCCCATTCTCCCAGCACCACCCAACAATGGCCAGGCCATGGGAGGCCATCACCCTCCCCACGTCCCAGTTCAGCTGGTTGGAGCCAGGCAGAGCGCACTAGGAAACTCCCAGGCTTTAGCAGTGGCCCAGGCTCGGACCTGTTGTGCCCAGCAGGACGCCACGGCTGTCATGCCTGTCAATAATGTTGTTACTATGGTGTCTGCTGTGGAAACTGGCGGAGCCGGCATGTGCCTTAAAACAGCCCAAAGTGCCCTCCCAATGTCTGCGATGCAAACCAATCAGAGCCCAGCGTTGAGTCAGGGTAATCCCACTTCGGTCACACACTCGATGGATGGACAGAATAACTCTGGAGATTCTGTTTTCATTCAGTCTGGACCAGCTCAG ACGAAGACTGGGATTGCTCCgttaaaaagaaaatctgaatccGACTTACCCCATGAGATGTCAGCCGAGGCCGTCAATGCAAGTCCGTCAATGCAAGACTGTGCTCCTCCTCTCTCACCAGCTCCCTCACTAGATACAG TCCCAGAGATGGCATTCTCCTCTCCTCCTACCCTCTCtatttctctccctctcccccGTGGAGGAGGACAGGGTGATCGAGCACCCGTCCCACAGGCTGTGGTCAAACCTCAGGTTCTCACTCACCTCATTGAAGGCTTCGTTATCCAGGAGGGAGCCGAACCTTTCCCT GTGACTGGGCCAGTGAAAGAACTTCCTGTGGCTGTTCCACCCATCCTACATCCAGAGAACATCCGCTCTGATA AGTTAAAGTGCGAATACTGTCTAAGATTTGCACCAGCCAACCAGTTCAGACGATCCAAGCGCTTCTGTTCCAAAACCTGTGCCAAGAG GGGTCTTGAGGGTGTAGAACGGCCACCAGGGGCCCCTGCTGTGCAGGATGTTATTGCTAGACGCAGAGGTCCTCGCAGAAGCAGCTCTGAGATCGCCTGTGCTAAAATAACAGGCAGGCATCTTCCCGTAAAG TGTCGTTCAGAATCTAGTCGTTCTGAGGACATCTCCAGCTGTGAGGGTGAGGAAGAGGAAGACTTCCTGTCGCTCTCTCCCGGCTCGTCCTTCTCATGCCCAAGACCAACCCACTATGGCCCTCAGTTGGATGACACAGCACCAAGTGGCCTCCCGGTGGATGAGAACCACTTCCTATCTGGCAACCCTTCTCACTGGAGCGTGGAGGAAGTGTGTCAGTTCATTTCTTCTCTTCAAG GTTGTGAGGACCTGGCATCCCAGTTCTTGTCACAGGAGATTGATGGGCAGGCACTGATGCTACTTAAGGAAGAGCATCTTATGTCCACCATGAACATCAAACTCGGTCCTGCTCTCAAAATCTGTGCTTCTATCAACAGCCTGAAGGATTGA
- the LOC128030577 gene encoding polyhomeotic-like protein 1 isoform X1, translating to MEAGEDQTNSSSANSSAASGGNSRPPQIAQMSLYERQAVQALQALQRQPNAAQYFQQLMLQQQINSAQLHNLAAVQQATLAASRQSSSPSNSVSQASSAQGTVNLSTTSGGGTITNPRPVGPATSATSTALSQSVLLGGNSGGQGQMYLRVNRSLRAPLTPQLIFMPGGTATAAVATVAQQHQPQQQQETVPTSSSNQPDNDQVQNLAMRCVSTPRVATVKTEFADRKETSGSFPLNQQTQQQFGQSAQQIQPQTQPLANTKLQNCSSATNPSIPGLNVKGANQSAVNPQQAGGSSNPSSSSPSPSLPLSQLLLSQSGLCQARGVPAATATVTHILVPTSNVPTSSQGYPMGTVATKSNLTAQTLVVQPLQQTGANLSTEKLAHGTGHVPIQPKTAQGHRLPVQMPPRHPPPILPAPPNNGQAMGGHHPPHVPVQLVGARQSALGNSQALAVAQARTCCAQQDATAVMPVNNVVTMVSAVETGGAGMCLKTAQSALPMSAMQTNQSPALSQGNPTSVTHSMDGQNNSGDSVFIQSGPAQTKTGIAPLKRKSESDLPHEMSAEAVNASPSMQDCAPPLSPAPSLDTVPEMAFSSPPTLSISLPLPRGGGQGDRAPVPQAVVKPQVLTHLIEGFVIQEGAEPFPVTGPVKELPVAVPPILHPENIRSDKLKCEYCLRFAPANQFRRSKRFCSKTCAKRYNVSCSNHYRVSRGLEGVERPPGAPAVQDVIARRRGPRRSSSEIACAKITGRHLPVKCRSESSRSEDISSCEGEEEEDFLSLSPGSSFSCPRPTHYGPQLDDTAPSGLPVDENHFLSGNPSHWSVEEVCQFISSLQGCEDLASQFLSQEIDGQALMLLKEEHLMSTMNIKLGPALKICASINSLKD from the exons ATGGAGGCAGGAGAAGACCAGACCAACTCTAGCTCAGCCAATAGCAGCGCAGCATCAGGGGGCAACTCCCGCCCCCCTCAGATAGCTCAGATGTCTCTTTATGAAAGGCAAGCTGTGCAG GCACTACAAGCATTACAGAGACAGCCCAATGCAGCTCAGTACTTCCAGCAACTGATGCTGCAGCAGCAGATCAACAGTGCTCAACTCCATAACCTGGCTGCTGTGCAACAG GCAACTCTTGCAGCCAGTCGTCAGTCCAGCTCTCCCAGTAACAGTGTCTCTCAAGCTAGTTCAGCGCAAGGCACA gtcAACTTAAGTACCACCTCTGGTGGAGGGACCATAACAAACCCTCGTCCAGTGGGACCTGCCACCTCTGCTACATCAACAGCCCTCAGTCAGTCAGTTTTGTTGGGTGGAAACTCAGGTGGACAGGGTCAGATGTACCTGAGA GTAAACCGCTCTCTCAGGGCACCTCTCACCCCTCAGCTCATTTTCATGCCTGGTGGCACGGCGACAGCTGCTGTTGCAACGGTTGCCCAACAGCATCAACCCCAGCAGCAACAGGAAACCGTTCCCACATCCTCAAGTAACCAGCCAGACAATGATCAG GTGCAGAACTTGGCTATGCGTTGCGTTTCCACTCCAAGGGTGGCTACTGTGAAGACTGAGTTTGCAGACAGGAAGGAAACAAGTG GCTCATTCCCGCTTAATCAGCAAACTCAGCAGCAGTTTGGACAGTCAGCCCAGCAGATTCAACCACAGACTCAACCACTCGCCAACACCAAACTGCAAAACTGCTCCAGTGCCACCAATCCCAGCATTCCTGGCCTCAACGTGAAGGGTGCTAACCAATCCGCTGTCAACCCACAGCAAGCAGGAGGTTCCTCCAATCCTTCGTCCTCCTCGCCCTCCCCCTCGCTCCCTCTCTCCCAGCTCCTCCTTTCTCAATCTGGCTTGTGCCAAGCTCGAGGAGTACCAGCTGCTACGGCTACCGTAACCCACATCCTGGTGCCCACCTCCAATGTTCCTACCTCTTCTCAAGGCTATCCGATGGGCACTGTGGCAACCAAATCTAACTTGACTGCCCAGACGTTAGTTGTGCAGCCACTCCAGCAGACCGGGGCAAATCTGAGCACTGAAAAACTGGCTCATGGAACAGGACATGTGCCCATTCAACCGAAAACTGCTCAGGGGCATCGGCTTCCAGTGCAGATGCCCCCTCGCCACCCACCTCCCATTCTCCCAGCACCACCCAACAATGGCCAGGCCATGGGAGGCCATCACCCTCCCCACGTCCCAGTTCAGCTGGTTGGAGCCAGGCAGAGCGCACTAGGAAACTCCCAGGCTTTAGCAGTGGCCCAGGCTCGGACCTGTTGTGCCCAGCAGGACGCCACGGCTGTCATGCCTGTCAATAATGTTGTTACTATGGTGTCTGCTGTGGAAACTGGCGGAGCCGGCATGTGCCTTAAAACAGCCCAAAGTGCCCTCCCAATGTCTGCGATGCAAACCAATCAGAGCCCAGCGTTGAGTCAGGGTAATCCCACTTCGGTCACACACTCGATGGATGGACAGAATAACTCTGGAGATTCTGTTTTCATTCAGTCTGGACCAGCTCAG ACGAAGACTGGGATTGCTCCgttaaaaagaaaatctgaatccGACTTACCCCATGAGATGTCAGCCGAGGCCGTCAATGCAAGTCCGTCAATGCAAGACTGTGCTCCTCCTCTCTCACCAGCTCCCTCACTAGATACAG TCCCAGAGATGGCATTCTCCTCTCCTCCTACCCTCTCtatttctctccctctcccccGTGGAGGAGGACAGGGTGATCGAGCACCCGTCCCACAGGCTGTGGTCAAACCTCAGGTTCTCACTCACCTCATTGAAGGCTTCGTTATCCAGGAGGGAGCCGAACCTTTCCCT GTGACTGGGCCAGTGAAAGAACTTCCTGTGGCTGTTCCACCCATCCTACATCCAGAGAACATCCGCTCTGATA AGTTAAAGTGCGAATACTGTCTAAGATTTGCACCAGCCAACCAGTTCAGACGATCCAAGCGCTTCTGTTCCAAAACCTGTGCCAAGAG GTACAATGTCAGCTGCAGTAACCACTACCGTGTTAGTAGGGGTCTTGAGGGTGTAGAACGGCCACCAGGGGCCCCTGCTGTGCAGGATGTTATTGCTAGACGCAGAGGTCCTCGCAGAAGCAGCTCTGAGATCGCCTGTGCTAAAATAACAGGCAGGCATCTTCCCGTAAAG TGTCGTTCAGAATCTAGTCGTTCTGAGGACATCTCCAGCTGTGAGGGTGAGGAAGAGGAAGACTTCCTGTCGCTCTCTCCCGGCTCGTCCTTCTCATGCCCAAGACCAACCCACTATGGCCCTCAGTTGGATGACACAGCACCAAGTGGCCTCCCGGTGGATGAGAACCACTTCCTATCTGGCAACCCTTCTCACTGGAGCGTGGAGGAAGTGTGTCAGTTCATTTCTTCTCTTCAAG GTTGTGAGGACCTGGCATCCCAGTTCTTGTCACAGGAGATTGATGGGCAGGCACTGATGCTACTTAAGGAAGAGCATCTTATGTCCACCATGAACATCAAACTCGGTCCTGCTCTCAAAATCTGTGCTTCTATCAACAGCCTGAAGGATTGA
- the LOC128030579 gene encoding 40S ribosomal protein S9 isoform X1: MPVARSWVCSKTYVTPRRPFEKSRLDQELKLIGEYGLRNKREVWRVKFTLAKIRKAARELLTLDEKDPKRLFEGNALLRRLVRIGVLDEGKMKLDYILGLKVEDFLERRLQTQVFKLGLAKSIHHARVLIRQRHIRVRKQVVNIPSFVVRLDSQKHIDFSLRSPYGGGRPGRVKRKNAKKAQGGGGGGDDEEED; encoded by the exons ATGCCGGTTGCCAGGAGCTGGGTTTGTAGTAAGACATATGTCACCCCAAGACGTCCCTTCGAGAAGTCACGTCTCGACCAGGAGTTGAAACTCATtg GCGAGTATGGCCTCAGAAATAAGAGAGAAGTCTGGCGGGTGAAATTCACTCTGGCCAAAATCCGCAAGGCTGCCAGAGAGCTTCTCACTCTGGATGAGAAGGATCCGAAGCGTCTCTTTGAGG GTAACGCTTTGCTCAGGCGTCTGGTGCGCATTGGTGTGCTGGATGAGGGCAAGATGAAGCTTGATTACATTCTGGGCTTGAAAGTGGAGGACTTCTTGGAGAGGAGGCTGCAGACTCAGGTCTTCAAGCTTGGACTGGCCAAAAGCATACATCATGCTCGTGTGCTCATTCGTCAGAGGCACATCCG GGTGCGTAAGCAGGTTGTGAACATCCCCTCCTTTGTGGTGAGGCTGGACAGCCAGAAGCACATCGACTTCTCTCTCCGCTCTCCGTATGGTGGTGGCCGCCCTGGCAGAGTAAAGCGAAAGAATGCCAAGAAGGCCCAGGGTGGTGGTGGAGGTGgtgatgatgaagaggaggattAA
- the LOC128030579 gene encoding 40S ribosomal protein S9 isoform X2 codes for MPVARSWVCSKTYVTPRRPFEKSRLDQELKLIGEYGLRNKREVWRVKFTLAKIRKAARELLTLDEKDPKRLFEGKALLRRLVRIGVLDEGKMKLDYILGLKVEDFLERRLQTQVFKLGLAKSIHHARVLIRQRHIRVRKQVVNIPSFVVRLDSQKHIDFSLRSPYGGGRPGRVKRKNAKKAQGGGGGGDDEEED; via the exons ATGCCGGTTGCCAGGAGCTGGGTTTGTAGTAAGACATATGTCACCCCAAGACGTCCCTTCGAGAAGTCACGTCTCGACCAGGAGTTGAAACTCATtg GCGAGTATGGCCTCAGAAATAAGAGAGAAGTCTGGCGGGTGAAATTCACTCTGGCCAAAATCCGCAAGGCTGCCAGAGAGCTTCTCACTCTGGATGAGAAGGATCCGAAGCGTCTCTTTGAGGGTAAA GCTTTGCTCAGGCGTCTGGTGCGCATTGGTGTGCTGGATGAGGGCAAGATGAAGCTTGATTACATTCTGGGCTTGAAAGTGGAGGACTTCTTGGAGAGGAGGCTGCAGACTCAGGTCTTCAAGCTTGGACTGGCCAAAAGCATACATCATGCTCGTGTGCTCATTCGTCAGAGGCACATCCG GGTGCGTAAGCAGGTTGTGAACATCCCCTCCTTTGTGGTGAGGCTGGACAGCCAGAAGCACATCGACTTCTCTCTCCGCTCTCCGTATGGTGGTGGCCGCCCTGGCAGAGTAAAGCGAAAGAATGCCAAGAAGGCCCAGGGTGGTGGTGGAGGTGgtgatgatgaagaggaggattAA